GGCTCCTCCAGCCGCACCGCCACCAGGCGCCCTTCCGCTGCATCCGGCGCCAGCATCGGCAGAGGCAGGATGGCCACAGCCTGCTCGATGCGCAGCGCCTCCTTCATGCTCTGGATGTTGTCGAACCGCAGCGGCACCTGCACGCGCACTCCGTGCTCGCGCAGGAACCGCTCGATCTCGCGGCTGATGGGCAGGTCTTCGTCGAATCCGATCAGCGTCTCCCCCGACAGCTCGGCCACGGAAACGCTCTTGCGGCGCGCAAGCCGGTGGCCCGGATTGCAGGCCACCACCATGGGCTCCTCGCGCCACGGCGACGCCGAAACCTCGCGCGTGGAGCATGGATAGCTCACAAGCCCCAGATCCACACGGTCCTCCGCCACCGCCTGATACACCTTTTCCGGCCTCAGGTAGCTGACCTCGATCCGCACGCCCGGCATGCGCCGCCGGAACTCTTCCTCGAGCCGGGCCATCTCGCTCAGCCCCACGGAATAGATCGCCGCCACGCGCACGACGCTGTTGCGCTCCGTCTTCAGCTCTTCCAGCTGCGCCAGCAGATCCTGGCGCCGCCGCAGCACGTCGCG
This DNA window, taken from Bryobacteraceae bacterium, encodes the following:
- a CDS encoding transcriptional regulator, which translates into the protein MDLDQLQLFRDIAQTRSISRGAAMNRLTQSAASQAVQEMERRLGVQLLDRSRRPLNVLPAGQLLYDFARDVLRRRQDLLAQLEELKTERNSVVRVAAIYSVGLSEMARLEEEFRRRMPGVRIEVSYLRPEKVYQAVAEDRVDLGLVSYPCSTREVSASPWREEPMVVACNPGHRLARRKSVSVAELSGETLIGFDEDLPISREIERFLREHGVRVQVPLRFDNIQSMKEALRIEQAVAILPLPMLAPDAAEGRLVAVRLEEPLTRPLGVLQRRRKVLTAAARVFLEVLRQAA